Proteins from a single region of Balaenoptera acutorostrata chromosome 16, mBalAcu1.1, whole genome shotgun sequence:
- the PPP1R3C gene encoding protein phosphatase 1 regulatory subunit 3C — translation MSCTRMIQVLDPRPLTSSVMPVDVAMRLCLAHSPPLKSFLGPYDDFQRRNFVNKLKPLKPCLNIKQEAKTQNDWKPSHNQAKKRVVFADSKGLSLTAIHVFSDLPEEPVWDLQFDLLDLNDISSGLKLHEEKNLILDFPQPSADYLSFRNHFQKNSVCLENCSLQERTVMGTVKVKNMSFEKKVQIRITFDTWQSYTDVDCVYMRNVYGGSESDTFSFAIDLPSVIPTKEKIEFCISYHANGRVFWDNNEGQNYRIVHAQWKPDGVQTQRAAQDCTFHQASPKAELESTVFGSPRLASGLFPEWQSWGRMENLSSYR, via the coding sequence AATGATCCAGGTTTTAGATCCACGGCCTTTGACAAGTTCGGTCATGCCCGTGGATGTAGCTATGAGGCTTTGCTTGGCTCATTCCCCACCTCTGAAGAGCTTCCTGGGCCCTTATGATGACTTCCAACGAAGAAATTTTGTGAACAAATTAAAGCCTCTGAAGCCGTGTCTCAACATAAAACAGGAAGCCAAAACCCAGAACGACTGGAAACCTTCACACAACCAAGCCAAGAAGCGGGTGGTGTTTGCGGACTCCAAGGGCCTCTCCCTCACCGCCATCCACGTCTTCTCGGACCTTCCGGAAGAGCCAGTGTGGGATCTCCAGTTTGACCTCTTGGACCTGAACGATATCTCCTCAGGCTTAAAACTCCACGAGGAGAAAAACTTGATTTTAGATTTCCCTCAGCCTTCAGCTGATTACTTAAGTTTTCGGAACCACTTCCAGAAGAACTCTGTGTGCCTGGAGAACTGCTCTTTGCAGGAGCGAACTGTGATGGGGACTGTGAAGGTGAAAAACATGAGCTTTGAGAAGAAGGTTCAGATCCGGATCACTTTTGATACCTGGCAGAGCTACACAGATGTGGACTGTGTCTACATGAGAAACGTGTATGGTGGCTCGGAGAGTGACACCTTCTCGTTTGCCATTGACCTACCCTCCGTCATCCCAACGAAGGAGAAAATTGAGTTCTGCATCTCGTACCATGCTAATGGGCGGGTCTTCTGGGACAACAATGAGGGTCAGAATTACAGAATTGTCCATGCGCAGTGGAAACCTGATGGAGTGCAGACGCAGAGGGCAGCCCAGGACTGCACCTTCCACCAGGCGTCCCCCAAGGCCGAGCTGGAGTCGACAGTCTTCGGCAGCCCGAGGCTGGCCAGCGGGCTCTTCCcagaatggcagagctgggggaggaTGGAGAACTTGTCCTCTTACCGATGA